A portion of the Malania oleifera isolate guangnan ecotype guangnan chromosome 3, ASM2987363v1, whole genome shotgun sequence genome contains these proteins:
- the LOC131150393 gene encoding uncharacterized protein LOC131150393 yields the protein MTSCSSSRTKIGKICSPAPTSAVDLKAGRWKKPSTRNPLKDINSIANGNSISSSTSSVSVEAPRGCLGFCLSNNFSSSSSTSSSRTNVQRTRRTLPKTPKSAPNPRLSKPSRSKPSRENLNLPHRASKNVDKAKKNTPSLYQWHAGRKLSSLAVQKPKIHLPKNPSEPPELRLLGVEAGIVDANCTPDSKLDSTLDKAALDSDKKTPPVEVSVSPEIQQLGSSVLSTTTPACYGAGHMLSGVTDKRKCRPRGILTVGDDLGIGKAEFFDSDEDENVTRDPRMFPRVSPDPSPAEASMLWLLSPCNEEDDDNKGNNSCNTASTTTTKITRCRDFIFSPTGLPEFQGFLGSSSLCSSHFALPSRNCNAIVSKEEREQGWNLAGENSPFSIDSLGSENVIQTPHSDSSSDRYVGSSRINADDGLKHGFKNELDSVAEVLQSTSLSPESQISLWDPTDLSFHFPCSTTSPNSIDLTQFCKTLDYQASGISSSSLVNELQLESRISWREGLVSRIFEMDEPDFCRCLSDEEQDNANGWFMSHKTPKLKVDTGNGQILADDFGSPEFFDHEPDIDGKGKEKFWSQRHCSRAESICTDGDGLVASGDSDWNLCYRNQLFEV from the coding sequence ATGACGAGCTGCTCATCATCGAGGACGAAGATCGGGAAGATATGTTCTCCGGCGCCGACCAGTGCAGTGGATTTGAAGGCCGGACGGTGGAAAAAGCCGAGTACTCGGAACCCACTGAAGGACATCAATAGCATTGCCAATGGCAACAGTATCAGTAGCAGCACTTCTTCGGTCTCCGTCGAAGCTCCCAGAGGCTGTCTTGGTTTCTGTCTCTCAAacaatttttcttcttcttcttctacttcttcttcgaGAACCAATGTCCAGAGAACCAGAAGAACACTCCCCAAAACCCCTAAATCTGCCCCGAATCCGAGGCTCTCCAAGCCGTCCAGATCCAAACCCTCGAGGGAAAACCTAAATCTCCCACACCGAGCCTCCAAGAATGTCGATAAGGCTAAGAAAAATACCCCATCCCTGTACCAGTGGCATGCCGGAAGAAAACTCAGTTCATTAGCTGTCCAGAAGCCCAAGATCCATCTGCCGAAAAACCCTAGTGAGCCTCCTGAGCTGAGATTATTAGGTGTAGAAGCTGGCATTGTTGATGCAAATTGTACTCCTGATAGTAAATTGGATTCCACACTCGATAAGGCTGCACTAGATAGTGACAAAAAAACACCACCTGTGGAGGTCTCGGTGTCTCCGGAGATTCAACAGTTGGGGTCGTCCGTGTTGTCGACAACTACACCTGCTTGTTATGGTGCTGGGCATATGCTTTCTGGAGTCACAGATAAAAGGAAGTGCAGGCCCAGAGGGATCCTCACTGTGGGCGATGATCTTGGTATTGGTAAAGCTGAGTTTTTTGACAGTGATGAGGACGAAAATGTAACGAGGGATCCTCGTATGTTTCCTAGGGTTTCTCCAGATCCTTCACCTGCTGAAGCCTCAATGCTTTGGCTTTTATCTCCTTGTAATGAGGAGGATGATGATAACAAAGGTAACAACAGTTGCAATACAGCTAGTACCACAACAACTAAAATTACCCGGTGTAGGGATTTTATATTTTCTCCAACTGGCCTCCCCGAGTTTCAAGGGTTTTTGGGTAGTTCTTCATTATGTTCTTCCCATTTTGCACTTCCTAGTCGTAATTGTAATGCTATTGTTTCAAAAGAGGAGAGAGAGCAAGGTTGGAATCTTGCTGGAGAGAATTCTCCATTTTCCATTGATTCTTTGGGCAGTGAGAATGTTATTCAAACTCCGCACTCAGATTCAAGCTCTGATAGATATGTTGGCTCGTCTCGCATCAATGCTGATGATGGTCTGAAACATGGTTTCAAAAATGAACTTGATTCGGTGGCAGAAGTTCTTCAAAGCACGAGCTTATCTCCTGAGAGTCAAATATCATTGTGGGATCCAACTGACTTGAGTTTTCATTTCCCTTGCTCAACTACAAGTCCCAATTCCATTGACCTTACTCAATTTTGTAAGACTTTGGATTATCAAGCTTCTGGGATATCTAGTTCTAGTTTAGTGAATGAGTTGCAATTGGAGTCGAGGATATCATGGAGGGAAGGATTAGTCAGTCGTATATTCGAGATGGATGAACCGGATTTCTGCAGATGCTTATCTGATGAAGAGCAAGATAATGCCAATGGCTGGTTTATGTCCCATAAAACTCCCAAACTCAAGGTTGACACAGGAAATGGTCAGATTTTAGCTGATGATTTTGGGTCTCCTGAATTTTTTGATCATGAGCCAGACATAGATGGAAAGGGCAAAGAAAAGTTTTGGTCTCAAAGACACTGTTCACGTGCAGAGTCCATATGCACGGATGGAGATGGCCTGGTTGCTTCAGGGGATTCAGATTGGAATCTATGCTACAGGAACCAGTTATTTGAAGTATAG